The proteins below are encoded in one region of Pseudoduganella armeniaca:
- a CDS encoding amidohydrolase family protein yields MDVVIRNATLPDGRTGIDIAIEAGRIAAVGPKLAARGVREIDAGGDLVTPPFVDAHFHMDATLSYGLPRVNASGTLLEGIALWGELKPDLTQQALVERALHYCDWAVARGLLAIRSHVDVCDDRLLAVEALLDVKRRVAPYLDLQLVAFPQDGLLRSPTALANLKRAIGQGVDVVGGIPHFERTMADGAESIRILCEFAAQQGLRVDMHCDESDDPLSRHIETLAAQTQRLGLHGRVAGSHLTSMHSMDNYYVSKLLPLIAESGVAAIANPLINITLQGRHDTYPKRRGMTRVPELMAAGVDVAFGHDCVLDPWYGMGSGDMLEVAHMGLHVAQMTGQQAMRACFDAVTTTPARILGLEGYGIAPGCHADLVLLDAADPVEAIRLRAARRLVMRRGQVVAETPRPVATLDLPGRPAKADFRLASRPQVTR; encoded by the coding sequence ATGGACGTAGTGATCCGTAACGCCACCTTGCCGGACGGCCGCACCGGCATCGATATCGCCATCGAAGCGGGGCGTATCGCCGCCGTCGGGCCGAAGCTGGCGGCGCGCGGCGTGCGCGAGATCGATGCCGGCGGCGACCTGGTCACCCCGCCATTCGTCGATGCCCACTTCCACATGGATGCCACCCTCAGCTACGGCCTGCCGCGCGTGAACGCCAGCGGCACGCTGCTGGAGGGGATCGCGCTGTGGGGCGAGCTGAAGCCGGACCTGACGCAGCAGGCGCTGGTCGAGCGCGCCCTGCATTACTGCGACTGGGCAGTGGCGCGCGGCCTGCTGGCGATCCGCAGCCACGTGGACGTGTGCGACGACCGCCTGCTGGCCGTGGAAGCGCTGCTGGACGTGAAGCGCCGCGTGGCGCCCTACCTGGACCTGCAGCTGGTCGCGTTCCCGCAGGACGGCCTGCTGCGCAGCCCGACCGCGCTGGCCAACCTGAAGCGCGCGATCGGGCAGGGCGTCGACGTGGTCGGCGGCATTCCCCATTTCGAGCGCACGATGGCCGACGGCGCCGAGTCGATCCGCATCCTGTGCGAGTTCGCCGCGCAGCAGGGCCTGCGCGTGGACATGCACTGCGACGAATCGGACGATCCGCTGTCGCGCCACATCGAGACGCTGGCGGCCCAGACGCAGCGCCTGGGCCTGCACGGCCGCGTGGCCGGCTCGCACCTGACGTCGATGCACTCGATGGACAACTACTACGTCAGCAAGCTGCTGCCGCTGATCGCGGAGAGCGGCGTGGCGGCCATCGCCAACCCGCTGATCAACATCACCTTGCAGGGCCGTCACGACACCTATCCGAAACGGCGCGGCATGACGCGCGTGCCGGAGCTGATGGCGGCCGGCGTGGACGTGGCGTTCGGCCACGATTGCGTGCTCGACCCCTGGTACGGCATGGGCTCGGGCGACATGCTGGAAGTGGCGCACATGGGACTGCACGTGGCGCAGATGACGGGCCAGCAGGCCATGCGCGCCTGCTTCGACGCCGTCACCACCACGCCGGCGCGCATCCTCGGCCTGGAAGGCTATGGCATCGCGCCGGGCTGCCACGCCGACCTGGTGCTGCTCGATGCGGCCGATCCCGTCGAGGCGATCCGGCTGCGCGCGGCGCGCCGGCTGGTCATGCGCCGCGGCCAGGTGGTGGCCGAGACGCCGCGACCCGTCGCGACATTGGACCTGCCGGGGCGGCCCGCCAAGGCCGACTTCCGCCTGGCCTCGCGCCCGCAGGTGACGCGATGA
- a CDS encoding GNAT family N-acetyltransferase, with protein sequence MIVLETPRLVLRTLDTEDAPFYLELVNEPSWLEHIGDKGVRTLDDARAHILAGPMQLQRRLGYSLYLVQRRADGVPMGLCGLIRRDTLPDTDIGYALRPAYWGQGYAYEAAAAVLAHARDTLRLPQLYGITSPENGPSNAMLRKLGLQFVELTRLGEETRLTNVYRIGFV encoded by the coding sequence ATGATCGTGCTGGAGACACCGCGCCTGGTGCTGCGCACGCTGGACACGGAGGACGCGCCGTTCTACCTGGAGCTGGTCAACGAGCCATCGTGGCTCGAGCACATCGGCGACAAGGGCGTGCGCACGCTGGACGACGCGCGCGCCCACATCCTGGCCGGCCCGATGCAACTGCAGCGCCGCTTGGGTTATTCGCTGTACCTGGTGCAGCGCCGCGCCGATGGCGTGCCGATGGGCCTGTGTGGCCTGATCCGGCGCGACACGCTGCCCGACACGGACATCGGCTACGCCCTGCGCCCGGCCTACTGGGGCCAGGGTTACGCTTACGAGGCCGCCGCCGCGGTGCTGGCGCACGCGCGCGACACACTGCGCCTGCCGCAGCTGTACGGCATCACGTCGCCGGAGAACGGCCCGTCGAATGCGATGCTGCGCAAGCTGGGGTTGCAGTTCGTGGAACTGACGCGGCTGGGCGAGGAGACCCGCTTGACCAACGTCTACCGCATCGGCTTCGTATAA
- a CDS encoding ABC transporter ATP-binding protein has protein sequence MSLSRLIAGFVRSHWRAYAGAAVMLVGVALIAIWIPRKVGAMIDALAAHQLTRNALLADVGLLLLVGLANYALRVAWRIRLYSAAYRLGVELRTRFYRRLALQGPAFYQKQRTGDLMALATNDIDAIEMAAGEAMLAGFDGTLTLVMVLGVMTLGVDWRLALVALLPFPFMAYAFWRISSHIHTASADSLKRFAALNDHVQETLSGVRTLRTLGLEARSATTFGELAGKAADASLTAQRWEAAYEPAVGLALTAATGLTLGVGGYLVWQNQLTIGALTSFSMYLGQLIWPMFAAGWVLSLIERGRAAWARLHPMLDAPLSIDDRGGVAALAPGELALDDVTVCYPGQSEPALAGVSLRLRPGQTLGLVGPTGAGKSTLLRVLLRQLTPRSGSMRWGGHALDEYTLKALRDAISWVPQESFLFSASIAENIALARPDATRQDVEHAADLAAIHDDIRLFPHGYETEVGERGITLSGGQRQRVAIARALLSDNDLLLLDDALSAVDTGTETRILEHLEELRRERPQRSVIIASHRLSAVVNADRIIVLKAGRITEAGTHDELLALDGWYASQWRYQQLEASLDAL, from the coding sequence ATGAGTTTATCGAGACTGATCGCCGGCTTCGTGCGCTCGCACTGGCGCGCGTACGCGGGCGCCGCGGTCATGCTGGTCGGCGTGGCCCTGATCGCCATCTGGATTCCGCGCAAGGTCGGCGCCATGATCGACGCGCTGGCGGCGCACCAGCTCACGCGCAATGCCCTGCTGGCCGATGTCGGCCTGTTGCTGCTGGTCGGCCTGGCCAACTACGCGCTGCGGGTGGCGTGGCGCATCCGCCTGTACTCGGCCGCCTACCGCCTCGGTGTGGAACTGCGCACGCGCTTCTACCGGCGCCTGGCGCTGCAAGGCCCCGCCTTCTACCAGAAGCAGCGTACCGGCGACCTGATGGCGCTGGCGACCAACGATATCGACGCCATCGAGATGGCCGCCGGCGAGGCCATGCTGGCCGGTTTCGACGGCACGCTGACCCTGGTCATGGTGCTGGGCGTGATGACCCTGGGCGTCGACTGGCGCCTGGCCCTGGTCGCCCTGCTGCCCTTCCCGTTCATGGCCTATGCGTTCTGGCGCATCTCGTCGCACATCCACACGGCGTCCGCCGATTCCCTGAAGCGCTTCGCGGCGCTGAACGATCACGTGCAGGAAACGCTGTCCGGCGTGCGCACCCTGCGCACGCTGGGCCTGGAAGCGCGCAGTGCCACCACCTTCGGCGAACTGGCCGGCAAGGCGGCCGATGCCAGCCTGACGGCGCAGCGCTGGGAGGCCGCGTATGAACCGGCCGTGGGCCTGGCCCTGACAGCCGCCACCGGCCTGACCCTGGGCGTGGGCGGCTACCTGGTGTGGCAAAACCAGCTGACGATTGGCGCGCTGACCAGCTTCTCGATGTACCTGGGCCAGCTGATCTGGCCGATGTTCGCGGCCGGCTGGGTGCTGTCGCTGATCGAACGGGGCCGCGCCGCGTGGGCGCGGCTGCACCCGATGCTCGACGCGCCGCTGTCGATCGACGATCGCGGCGGCGTGGCCGCGCTGGCGCCGGGCGAACTGGCGCTGGACGACGTCACCGTCTGCTATCCGGGCCAAAGCGAACCGGCGCTGGCCGGCGTCTCGCTGCGGCTGCGCCCGGGCCAGACGCTGGGCCTGGTCGGTCCCACCGGCGCCGGCAAGTCGACGCTGCTGCGCGTGCTGCTGCGCCAGTTGACGCCGCGCTCGGGCAGCATGCGCTGGGGCGGGCATGCGCTGGACGAGTACACCTTGAAGGCGCTGCGCGACGCCATCAGCTGGGTGCCGCAGGAGTCGTTCCTGTTCTCGGCCTCGATCGCGGAAAACATCGCGCTGGCACGGCCGGACGCGACGCGCCAGGACGTGGAGCACGCGGCCGACCTGGCCGCCATCCACGACGACATCCGCCTGTTCCCGCACGGTTACGAGACGGAGGTGGGCGAACGCGGCATCACCCTGTCAGGCGGCCAGCGCCAGCGCGTGGCGATCGCCCGTGCGCTGCTGTCCGATAACGACCTGCTGCTGCTGGACGACGCGCTGTCGGCCGTGGACACCGGCACCGAGACGCGCATCCTCGAACACCTGGAGGAACTGCGGCGCGAGCGCCCGCAACGCAGCGTCATCATCGCCAGCCACCGCCTATCGGCCGTGGTCAACGCCGACCGCATCATCGTGCTGAAGGCCGGCCGCATCACGGAAGCCGGCACGCACGACGAACTGCTGGCGCTGGACGGCTGGTATGCCAGCCAGTGGCGCTACCAACAACTGGAGGCCAGCCTCGATGCACTCTGA
- a CDS encoding apolipophorin gives MQLTSRLLPVAVLLTVLAGCHKDEDRRVEGPAERAGRELDQASKKAATELAKANQELKVAAAKTGRELDAFADKAEEHLDKAADAVGRKLERAGEKIQANAKAAREDEEPAKPKGK, from the coding sequence ATGCAACTTACATCACGCTTGCTGCCGGTGGCCGTGCTGTTGACGGTGCTGGCGGGTTGTCACAAGGACGAGGACCGGCGGGTCGAAGGCCCGGCCGAGCGGGCCGGCCGCGAGCTGGACCAGGCCAGCAAAAAGGCTGCGACCGAGCTGGCGAAAGCCAACCAGGAACTTAAGGTGGCGGCCGCGAAGACGGGCCGCGAGCTGGACGCATTCGCCGACAAGGCCGAAGAGCATCTGGACAAGGCGGCCGACGCCGTGGGCCGCAAGCTGGAGCGGGCTGGCGAGAAGATCCAGGCCAATGCCAAGGCGGCGCGGGAGGATGAGGAGCCGGCCAAGCCGAAGGGCAAGTAG
- a CDS encoding tetratricopeptide repeat-containing diguanylate cyclase: MAGIPHLPRQTPLARKLRQLAAAALLAPALAFGQADLPAQLQQIREAMRYVPDDALRRLEALEQQSRTSGVATRAEFLMLYSNSLQATGDVQRGLAVADELIAYGRQQRDDGALAKGLLARSYALYQLADLKGCHAAAFEAERVGLRTKDMPLHVHVLITAGQSYQEDGNYPAALSKLQEAVEVARRIEGNRLPLASALNALVFLYVNMRQFDKGWELQQESVAVAKSINSPGRVADALSMEYALGIESNQPERARRALLEGLAVERKLGARQMIATTLVNLADSYLKEHDYARALDYSNQSLKAAIDVRSTNDIATSRINLGQAYLGLGRIAEGKQQFEAGLAEYDKAGDKPELQAVLLEYGGALERAGDYKGAVEAYHRERTLTNEMFAKQRQKDVLELQQKYDTEKKQRQIEALRQENRVKGAELDNRRLQQRIWWLLAVVSALVTAIVGLLYRKVRTANAQLEEKNEELKQQSSLDPLTSLYNRRHFQEFMRGHGTVERRVFGDDTVGALFLMDVDHFKNVNDTYGHAAGDAVLRMIAENLRVALRETDMIVRWGGEEFLAFLPAVSRQSVDEVARRILYTISSQSLQYQGITIPVNVSVGFAPFPLVPGDTPLSWERAVNLVDMALYLAKAHGRNRAYGVRGFANFSQTTMESIEQDLERAWRNGFVDLSVVLGGPHGAPPPAESCGTSNVVQLKAGRKSKSR; encoded by the coding sequence TTGGCAGGCATCCCACATTTACCGCGACAGACACCGTTAGCCCGCAAGCTGCGCCAGCTTGCGGCGGCGGCGTTGCTGGCGCCGGCGCTGGCATTCGGCCAGGCGGACCTGCCCGCGCAATTACAGCAGATCCGCGAGGCGATGCGCTATGTGCCGGACGACGCCTTGCGGCGCCTGGAAGCGCTGGAACAGCAGTCGCGCACCAGCGGCGTGGCGACGCGGGCCGAATTCCTGATGCTCTATAGCAATAGCTTGCAGGCGACCGGCGACGTCCAGCGCGGACTCGCGGTGGCCGACGAGCTGATCGCCTACGGCCGGCAGCAACGCGACGATGGGGCCCTGGCCAAGGGCCTGCTGGCACGCTCGTACGCGCTGTACCAACTGGCCGACTTGAAAGGCTGCCACGCGGCCGCGTTCGAGGCCGAGCGCGTCGGCCTGCGCACCAAGGACATGCCGCTGCACGTACACGTGTTGATCACGGCCGGCCAATCGTACCAGGAGGACGGCAACTATCCCGCCGCCCTGAGCAAGCTGCAGGAAGCGGTCGAAGTGGCCCGGCGCATCGAGGGCAACCGGCTGCCGCTGGCCAGCGCGCTGAACGCACTGGTGTTCCTATACGTGAACATGCGCCAGTTCGACAAGGGCTGGGAGCTGCAGCAGGAATCGGTGGCCGTGGCCAAGTCGATCAACTCGCCCGGCCGCGTGGCCGATGCGCTCAGCATGGAATATGCGCTGGGGATCGAATCGAACCAGCCGGAGCGCGCCCGCCGCGCCCTGCTGGAGGGCCTGGCCGTGGAACGCAAGTTGGGCGCGCGCCAGATGATCGCCACCACGCTGGTCAACCTGGCCGACAGCTACCTGAAGGAACACGATTACGCGCGTGCGCTGGATTACTCCAATCAGTCGCTCAAGGCGGCGATCGACGTGCGCAGCACCAACGACATCGCGACATCGCGCATCAACCTGGGCCAGGCCTACCTTGGCCTGGGCCGCATCGCCGAGGGCAAGCAGCAATTCGAAGCCGGCCTGGCGGAATACGACAAAGCCGGCGACAAGCCGGAATTGCAGGCCGTGCTGCTGGAATACGGCGGCGCGCTGGAACGCGCGGGCGACTACAAGGGCGCCGTCGAGGCCTACCACCGCGAGCGCACCTTGACCAACGAGATGTTCGCCAAGCAGCGCCAGAAGGACGTGCTGGAGCTGCAGCAGAAGTACGACACCGAAAAGAAGCAGCGCCAGATCGAGGCGCTGCGCCAGGAAAACCGCGTCAAGGGCGCGGAGCTGGACAATCGCCGCCTGCAGCAACGCATCTGGTGGCTGCTGGCCGTCGTCTCGGCGCTGGTGACCGCCATCGTCGGGCTGCTGTACCGCAAGGTCCGTACGGCCAATGCCCAGCTGGAGGAAAAGAACGAGGAACTGAAGCAGCAAAGTTCGCTGGACCCGCTGACGTCGCTGTACAACCGCCGCCACTTCCAGGAATTCATGCGCGGCCATGGCACGGTCGAGCGCCGCGTGTTCGGCGACGATACCGTGGGCGCGTTGTTCCTGATGGACGTCGACCACTTCAAGAACGTCAACGACACGTACGGCCACGCGGCTGGCGACGCGGTGCTGCGCATGATCGCGGAAAACCTGCGGGTGGCGCTGCGCGAGACCGACATGATCGTGCGCTGGGGCGGCGAGGAATTCCTGGCATTCCTGCCGGCCGTATCGCGCCAGAGCGTGGACGAGGTGGCGCGCCGCATCCTGTACACGATCTCGTCGCAGTCGCTGCAATACCAGGGCATCACGATTCCGGTCAACGTCTCGGTCGGCTTCGCGCCGTTCCCGCTGGTGCCGGGCGACACGCCGCTGTCGTGGGAACGGGCCGTCAACCTGGTGGACATGGCGCTGTACCTGGCCAAGGCGCACGGCCGCAACCGCGCCTACGGCGTGCGTGGCTTCGCCAACTTCAGCCAGACGACGATGGAATCGATCGAGCAGGACCTGGAACGCGCCTGGCGCAACGGCTTCGTCGATCTGTCGGTGGTGCTGGGTGGACCGCATGGGGCACCGCCGCCGGCGGAGAGCTGCGGCACGAGCAATGTGGTGCAGTTGAAGGCTGGGCGCAAGAGCAAGTCGCGTTAG
- a CDS encoding phasin family protein, with protein sequence MTSITEQLSATSKSQIETQLNLMDAVLRKSVEGVQQVAALNLHTARNVLERSTNSARELLAAKDAREILTLATKPLPTVEGWLAYGRELFSIASRAQAELLQSAGAQFGAPGRTLVLGAPVPAVTEAPAQVAAHVGEAANAAVHQVADNVEAASEAIARSAQQAVQETSHAATQATTHAAQEAAAAAREAARAAAETAPPVVQATEHVVEAAVDNVEQATEAIAAAVAEAAPVTPAAQVDDGASAPKTARGRPAAKPVAQALAEIADKPATTLKSVPGKAQPRK encoded by the coding sequence ATGACTTCGATTACCGAGCAATTGTCCGCAACCAGCAAGTCGCAAATTGAAACGCAACTGAATCTGATGGACGCGGTGCTGCGCAAGTCCGTGGAAGGCGTGCAGCAGGTCGCCGCGCTGAACCTGCACACTGCCAGGAACGTGCTTGAACGCAGCACCAACTCGGCGCGCGAGCTGCTGGCCGCGAAGGATGCGCGCGAGATCCTGACCCTGGCAACGAAACCGCTGCCCACCGTCGAAGGCTGGCTGGCCTATGGCCGTGAGCTGTTCAGCATTGCCAGCCGCGCCCAGGCCGAGCTGTTGCAGTCTGCCGGCGCCCAGTTCGGCGCGCCGGGCCGGACGCTGGTGCTGGGCGCGCCCGTGCCCGCCGTGACCGAGGCGCCCGCGCAGGTGGCGGCGCATGTGGGCGAAGCGGCCAACGCGGCGGTCCACCAGGTGGCCGACAACGTCGAGGCGGCCAGCGAAGCCATCGCCCGCAGCGCGCAGCAAGCCGTTCAGGAAACCAGCCACGCGGCCACCCAGGCAACCACCCACGCCGCCCAGGAAGCGGCGGCCGCCGCACGCGAGGCGGCCCGCGCCGCCGCCGAGACGGCACCGCCGGTGGTCCAGGCCACGGAGCACGTGGTGGAGGCAGCCGTGGACAACGTCGAGCAGGCCACCGAGGCCATCGCCGCTGCCGTGGCGGAAGCCGCCCCCGTGACGCCGGCCGCGCAAGTGGACGACGGCGCATCCGCCCCGAAGACGGCGCGTGGCCGCCCGGCCGCCAAGCCGGTGGCGCAGGCGCTGGCCGAGATTGCCGACAAGCCGGCCACCACCTTGAAGTCGGTGCCTGGCAAGGCGCAGCCGCGCAAGTAG
- a CDS encoding ABC transporter ATP-binding protein, with product MHSDRTAEEKRDQKAQMRRAFGLLRRAALPDRHHLGWAVLWLACAAGLEVIGPLLGKRLIDEHLLPRVLDWTAMALLLGGVVLTGWAASWLRYLQLTRLSGLAMRSVQRLREQVYGHVLRLPMAFFDRAITGQLVSRVTNDTEAVKGLYIQVLFVILDSTIVLVGTIAAMAWLDWRLMLIVVALMPCVLGIVWLYQRLSAPAVTRARQLRSDINAQMAESIGGMTVLQANNAEQRFADRFAHTNAEHYTQRVAEIRANAWLLRPALDMLNVVLLAAVIWFFGQRGGSAALNAAEVGVLYAFINYIARVIEPLIQITMQFSQLQQSVVASARVAGLLDEAGAPEHGKGAGQRKAAANAAADGPAIAIRHLDFAYIDDQRVLHDLSLDIPQGAFFGIVGHTGSGKSTLLSLLLRYYPARHGSILMNGVALDDIDIEQFRADVGLVPQDPFLLAASAIENIDMGRGLPRERIQAAARAAHAHDFITALEDGYDTLLGEGGSRLSSGQKQLIAIARALAGEPRILLLDEATSRIDSQTEQIVQQALNELRGRVTIVAIAHRLSTIRDADRIVVLNHGLIEEAGSHDTLMQIEGGLYQRLYLLQQLAA from the coding sequence ATGCACTCTGACCGCACCGCCGAAGAAAAACGCGACCAGAAGGCGCAGATGCGGCGCGCCTTCGGCCTGCTGCGGCGCGCCGCGCTGCCGGATCGCCATCACCTGGGCTGGGCCGTGCTGTGGCTGGCCTGCGCCGCCGGGCTGGAGGTGATCGGCCCGCTGCTGGGCAAGCGCCTGATCGACGAGCACCTTCTGCCGCGCGTGCTGGATTGGACCGCGATGGCGCTGCTGCTGGGCGGCGTCGTATTGACCGGCTGGGCCGCCAGCTGGCTGCGCTACCTGCAGCTGACCCGCCTGTCAGGCCTGGCCATGCGCTCCGTGCAGCGCCTGCGCGAACAGGTCTACGGCCACGTGCTGCGCCTGCCGATGGCGTTCTTCGACCGCGCCATCACGGGCCAGCTGGTGTCGCGCGTGACGAATGACACGGAGGCCGTCAAGGGCCTGTATATCCAGGTGCTGTTCGTGATCCTGGACAGCACCATCGTCCTGGTCGGCACGATCGCCGCGATGGCGTGGCTGGACTGGCGCCTGATGCTGATCGTGGTGGCGCTGATGCCGTGCGTGCTGGGCATCGTGTGGCTATACCAGCGCCTGTCCGCGCCGGCGGTGACGCGCGCGCGCCAGCTGCGCAGCGACATCAACGCGCAGATGGCCGAATCGATCGGCGGCATGACGGTGCTGCAGGCGAACAATGCCGAGCAGCGCTTCGCCGATCGCTTCGCGCATACCAACGCCGAACATTACACGCAGCGCGTGGCCGAGATCCGCGCCAACGCCTGGCTGCTGCGGCCCGCGCTGGACATGCTGAACGTGGTGCTGCTGGCGGCCGTGATCTGGTTCTTCGGCCAGCGCGGCGGCAGCGCCGCGCTGAACGCCGCCGAAGTGGGCGTGCTGTACGCGTTCATCAACTACATCGCCCGCGTGATCGAGCCGCTGATCCAGATCACCATGCAGTTCAGCCAGCTGCAGCAATCCGTCGTCGCCAGCGCGCGCGTCGCCGGCCTGCTGGACGAAGCGGGCGCACCGGAGCATGGCAAGGGCGCCGGCCAGCGCAAGGCGGCCGCCAATGCCGCCGCCGACGGTCCCGCGATCGCGATCCGCCACCTGGACTTCGCCTATATCGACGACCAGCGCGTGCTGCACGACCTGTCGCTGGACATTCCGCAAGGCGCCTTCTTCGGCATCGTCGGCCACACCGGCAGCGGCAAGTCGACCTTGCTGTCGCTGCTGCTGCGCTACTACCCGGCGCGCCACGGCAGCATCCTGATGAACGGCGTGGCTCTGGACGACATCGACATCGAACAGTTCCGCGCCGATGTCGGCCTGGTGCCGCAAGACCCGTTCCTGCTGGCCGCATCGGCCATCGAGAACATCGACATGGGTCGCGGCCTGCCGCGCGAACGCATCCAGGCGGCCGCGCGCGCGGCGCATGCGCACGACTTCATCACGGCGCTGGAGGACGGCTACGACACGCTGCTGGGCGAAGGCGGCTCGCGCCTGTCGTCCGGCCAGAAACAGCTGATCGCGATCGCCCGCGCGCTGGCCGGCGAACCGCGCATCCTGCTGCTGGACGAAGCCACGTCGCGCATCGACAGCCAGACCGAACAGATCGTGCAGCAGGCGCTGAACGAGCTGCGCGGCCGGGTGACGATCGTCGCCATCGCGCACCGCCTGTCGACGATCCGCGATGCCGACCGGATCGTGGTGCTGAACCACGGTCTCATCGAGGAAGCAGGCTCGCACGACACGCTGATGCAGATCGAAGGCGGCCTGTACCAACGCTTATATTTGTTGCAACAATTAGCGGCCTGA